CTTAGCAATGAGGTGCTTTTTGTCGTGTGCTCGTACATAGGCGTAAGACAAATATTCTTACAATTTGTCCTATTTCTGCAGAACCATGCGTACAATAAAGTAGGTCAAGACCGGAGCCCCAGCGATAACAGCGACCGGCACCACGGAGATCGTTCTTGATGCGCTTCTCCTTAGTTTACGAATCGTTCTTTTCAACACACGTTCCCCCTAGAAAAAAATGTACTACAATACAAATTGTATCACTGAGTGTCCTGCTCTGTGAATGTTTATGACATGTTTTTCATGAAAAAAAGTGAAAACATCTATTTATTAAGCGTTTTCCTGCCCTTTTCCTGGTTAAATATCTAATAACCCTCAAAAATTCTTGACAAAAATATGGGACTCTATTATGTTCAAGATACAATTTGTATCGAAAAGAATCGATTTATGCGGTTGGCTATGGAATGCCCCAGAAGTTGGTTTCACAGGTAATGAAACTATGTGTCTTTATGAATGGAGGACGGCTGAAGTGATCGTGACAAGTCGATTTTATTGTGTCGCCTGTGGGAGGATATTGTCGGTAGACACGGAATATCCAATGGAGTCGAGAGGAATAGAAGAGGCCAAAGTCTCAGGTAGTCTATCATATGAACAGTCCATTTCCAGGATGAAAGACCTTCCCCATATCATACCTAATCAGGTCTTCCGGACCGGATTCTACAGAAATGAAATGCCCTTGGGCTACTGTATCTGCTGCCAGAACGGTGAAGAGACTGTGGAAGAGCAGCAGGAGGCCGCTCCCGCTGCAGAGGAGGAACATTCGCCGTCTCCCGAAGCAGAGCAAGCGGAACAGAATTGCTTCATTCCCTCGAATACACGGGACAGGTTCTCACAGATTATGTTACACTAGGCACGAAGCTTATGAGTGAGAATCCATGCTCGAATCACGATTCGAGCATGATCAAGAGGGAGTGAACTATGACATGCACCAGGAACCTGTCGTTCGTATGCAAGGTGTAAGTAAGGTCATTTCTTCCCGCCATCTCGTGCAAGACCTGACTCTGGATATTTATCCAGGCCAGGTCTTTGGTTTTTTAGGGCCCAATGGCGCGGGGAAGACGACCACAATCCGCATGATGGTTGGTTTGATGTCTATTAGTAGAGGGGACATCTTCATTGCCGGTCACAGTGTGAAGACGCAGTTTGAGGATGCTATCCGTGAGGTTGGCGCTATTGTAGAGAATCCGGAGATGTACAAGTTCCTGACGGGCTACCAGAACCTGGTTCATTTTGCCCGAATGTCACCGGGTGTGACCAAAGAGAGAATCCAGGAAGCGATTGAGCTCGTTGGCCTCCGTGACCGGATTCATGACAAGGTCAAGACTTACTCGCTCGGTATGCGTCAGCGCCTTGGCGTCGCACAAGCCATTCTGCATCGTCCGAAGCTGCTCGTGCTGGACGAGCCGACGAATGGATTAGACCCGCAGGGTATTCGCGAGCTGAGGGATTATTTGCGCAAGCTCACGCTTACTGAAGGGACGACCGTCTTCGTATCGAGTCATTTGCTGTCCGAGATGGAGCTGATGTGTGATACGGTCGCGGTGATTCAGGATGGGAAGCTGATTGATGTTCGGCAGCTGAGACCGGAGAGTGGAGCTCTTGAAGTCCTAGAATATACGTTTGAGGTAAGTGATCCCGAGGCGGCATTTCAGCTCGCTGGACAGGGACGTACTGAGGGCCCGGTGCTGAGCATATCTTGTACTAGAGATGAAGCCGCCGAGCTGAATGCAAGACTGGTCCAACATGACATTAAGGTGTATGGTATTCGGGCACGAACCAGCTCCCTGGAAGATCAGTTCCTGGCCATGACGGGAGGTGAGCGTCCATGAGTAACTTTCTAATGCTGGTACATAATGAGAATATGAAGATCTATCGCCGTGTACGGACTTGGGTGATGCTCGGGATTATTATTGTGATGTCGATCCTGATTCCTTATCTGCTGTCCAGCACAGGGGGCGGCGCCTCGACCTACTATTGGGAAGGCGCCATGCTGACCGTGTCGTTCATCAGCTTCCTGAATACGATCTTTGCGGTCGTCATTGCGGCAGATTCGGTGGCAGGTGAATTCTCTTGGGGTACGATTAAGCTGCTGCTGATTCGTCCGTGGACCCGGAGCAAGATTCTGGCTTCCAAATATGTATCGGTGCTGCTATTTAGTCTGCTGACGACCTTGCTGATGACAGGGTTATCGCTCCTTACTTCCTCGGTGCTGATGTCTACAGAGACGGTTGTGTCACAGATGCCGGGTGATTACACGCCTGCAGGCTATGCGCTCATCAGCTGGCTGTATGAATATGTGGACTTGTTTATCACCTTGGCGATCGCCTTCATGGTATCCACCGTATTCAGATCTGGAGCTCTTGCTATCGGGTTGTCTCTATTTATCTTGTTCACTCAAGGGATCTTCGGATTAATCTTCGATCCGGAACGGTATTCCTGGGCGAAATATATTCTGTTCACCAATATGGACCTTGGTCAATATATGTTCGGTTCGAGTGACAGTGTAATGAGTCTGGGCTTCTCCATTACAGTGCTTGCTGTTTATTATGTTCTATTTATGGGTATTGCCTGGTATGTCTTTCACAAGAGAGACGTGGCAGCCTAGAATAGAAGAGTCTTGTCATTCGATTAGGACCCCTTCATTTGCTATAATGTCTAGGAGTGCGGTGTGAGAGGATGTTGCATAACTCGTTATGTGACTTACATATTTACCATTAGAAATAGACATGAATGGAGGAAGTGAACTTGGCTCAAACCAACAGGTTTTTCCGATTCTGTATCGGTATAATCCTGATCCTGCTTGTTATCTTCTTGGGTGACAAGGTCAAATTTATTTTTAATCCGCTGATTTCTTTACTCAGCGTAATCTTAGTGCCGGCGATGCTGGCAGGATTCTTCTACTATCTGCTAAGGCCGCTCGTTGAGCTGATGCATAAACGAAGAGTCAATCGGACGCTCGCCATTTTCCTCATCTACCTGGTATTCGGTCTGATTATGGCTGGATTTATTATCGGGATCTGGCCGTCGCTGCGGGAGCAGTTCCTCGCGTTCATTGAGAATGCGCCGAATTTGATTAAAATGCTGACTGAGCAGGTTCAGGAGCTGGAAGAGAGTGGAATGCTGGCACAGTTCCTGCCGGAGGGAAGCAACATATTATCCCGGATCACAGAAGTCATTGATCAAGGGTTTACCGTGCTGACCGATTACATGTCTGGTGTAGTCTCCTTCTTCTCCAGCTTCATTATGGTGTTGTTTGTTACTCCGATTATTCTCTACTTCATGCTGAAGGAAGGCGGGAAATTCGGGGAGAGGATTGTAGGCTTCATGCCGAAGCGTTTCCGTGACGAGGGTACAGCTCTGATGGATGAGATCGACAGCTCTCTCAGTGGATTCATCGTTGGACGTGTCATCATCAATGTGGCGCTTGGCGTACTGATGTATATCGGATTTCTGTTTATCGATTTGCCATATGCCTTGCTGCTGACCGTGATCGCGGTCATTATGAACTTTATCCCCTTCATCGGGGCGTTCTTGTCATCGGTGCCAATTGTGATCATTGCCTTTATCCAATCTCCTTCGATGGCGATCTGGGCACTGATTATTATCCTTGCTGCACAGCAAATTCAGGATAACCTGCTGGCGCCTTATATCTTCAACAAATCGCTCGATATCCATCCGATCACGACGATTGTTGTGGTGCTTGTGGGTGGCGATATTGCAGGCTTGATGGGGGTTATTCTTGCCATTCCGTTCTATATGACGCTGAAGATTGTGATTACCAAGGTGTATCATATCTTCTTCAAGGACAAATGGGAGAAGGCATAGCCTTACAGCGCCGGTGTCTGTATTATATTAATAAAACCAATAAGGCCCGCAGGTCTGTCACGAACAGACATGCGGGCCTTATCTATTATATAGTAACGAATTACTCTGCGAGTGCGGCTTCCTCTTCGCCGTTTGCGGTATTCAGAGGTTCTCTAGGAATAACAGCGACCTTCAGGAAGCGGTTCTTCTCTGCCTCCAGCAGAACGAAGGTAAGTCCTTCATATTCGTATTCTTCTTGTTCATTCATTTCGGGCTGATGACTGTACAGCCACCCTCCAATCGTATCCCATTCGGTTGTGTCCAGGGAGGAGAGGAGTAGATCATTCACCTTGGACAAGGATACCTTCCCGTTAAATATAATGTAGTTCTCATCCACGAACTGGATTTCTTCTTCCTCATCGGCGTCGAATTCATCCCGAATCTCTCCGACGATCTGCTCCAGCACGTCTTCGATCGTGACCATACCCGAGGTTCCGCCATATTCATCAACCAGGATCGCAATATGATTGCCTTCCTGCTGCATCTTGTGAAGCAGTTCTTTGACCGGAGTTGTTTCGTGAACTGCAGGAATCGGATGGATGAGGCCGGCAATGTCAATGTCGGAGGAGTTGCCTCCGTAATACTCCAGGAAAAATTGCTTCGTATTAATGATGCCGATAATATCATCCTTATTCTCATTCACGACCGGGAACCGGGTGTACTGCTCTTCACGAATGATGGCGAGATTCTCATCAACGGATTTGTTGACGTACAAGCATACCATATCGGTTCGGGGAACCATGATTTCCTTAGCGAGCATTTCATCAAAAGCGAAGATCCGGCTTACATATCCAAATTCGCTCTGATTAATCTTGCCGCTCTCGAAGCTCTCATTAATAATAATCTGCAGCTCTTCCTCAGAATGAGCGTCTTCGTGCTCAGAAGCAGGCTTAACGCCAAACAGCTTCACAAGACCATTGGCAGAGCCGTTCAAGACGAAAATAAATGGGTACATGATTTTGTTAAACCAAATGATCGGTTTGGCGGTTAGCATCGCAACCGTTTCTGCTTTGCGAATGGCAACGGTCTTTGGTGCGAGTTCACCGACAACGACATGTAAGTAAGTAATCACCATAAAGGCGATTATGAAGGACAAGAATGATCCTACGGCCTCCGGTAATTGCATTCTTTCAAATAGCGGGTGCAGAATCTTCTCGATGGTCGGTTCCCCCAGCCATCCGAGTCCCAGCGAGGTAATCGTGATCCCCAGCTGACAGGCGGATAGATAGCCGTCCAGATTAGCAACCACCTGTCTAACGGCGGCGGCTCTTTTGTTCCCTTCTGCGATCAGTTGATCCAATCGACTCGTTCTTACACGTACAATCGCAAACTCTACTGCGACAAAAAATGCCGAAAAACCAATCAATACGGCCACTAGGACCAGGTATATCGCGTACCTACTACCTTCTTCCATTTCACATCTCTTCCTCTTCATGAATTTAAACTATAAAGCGAATCGAATTCAACAGATGAATCATGTATGAACTTGATTCAGTTTATCGAATATTATAGCTCAATTCAGAGCGCCTGAAAATACGCCCTAAAGTACAGTGAATGTCAAGTACTTTAATTACAAAGCTATTTTTGAGCGAAAATTCTATATTTTTTGGTTCTGACATGCATGTTTCTTGCAAAAATTTGTCACACTGTATAGATGACTCCGAATCCTTACATAAGAAGGGGGCTGGCATATGATTTGGCTGGTCATCGTGATACTGATCTTATTTTATTTCCTGCAAACCGTCCTCTTGTTTGTACTGGAGTATGAGAGACCGGCCAAGGCGGGAGTATGGATTCTAATCTCCATCTGCCTGCCTGTTATTGGAATAGCGCTCTATTTCCTGGCCGGCCGTCCCTACAAGCGAATGAGGAAGCATGTGAAGACGGAGGTGTGGGAACACATTCATCAGCATCTTGCTTCACAGACCACCGTCATAACGAAGGCAGAAGACATGCAGAGTGAGGTCTTTACATCACATACCCGGCTGTTCAACTTGTTGTCCCCTATTCCGAACAGTGCGATTACGGGC
This sequence is a window from Paenibacillus urinalis. Protein-coding genes within it:
- a CDS encoding hemolysin family protein, producing the protein MEEGSRYAIYLVLVAVLIGFSAFFVAVEFAIVRVRTSRLDQLIAEGNKRAAAVRQVVANLDGYLSACQLGITITSLGLGWLGEPTIEKILHPLFERMQLPEAVGSFLSFIIAFMVITYLHVVVGELAPKTVAIRKAETVAMLTAKPIIWFNKIMYPFIFVLNGSANGLVKLFGVKPASEHEDAHSEEELQIIINESFESGKINQSEFGYVSRIFAFDEMLAKEIMVPRTDMVCLYVNKSVDENLAIIREEQYTRFPVVNENKDDIIGIINTKQFFLEYYGGNSSDIDIAGLIHPIPAVHETTPVKELLHKMQQEGNHIAILVDEYGGTSGMVTIEDVLEQIVGEIRDEFDADEEEEIQFVDENYIIFNGKVSLSKVNDLLLSSLDTTEWDTIGGWLYSHQPEMNEQEEYEYEGLTFVLLEAEKNRFLKVAVIPREPLNTANGEEEAALAE
- a CDS encoding AI-2E family transporter, with protein sequence MAQTNRFFRFCIGIILILLVIFLGDKVKFIFNPLISLLSVILVPAMLAGFFYYLLRPLVELMHKRRVNRTLAIFLIYLVFGLIMAGFIIGIWPSLREQFLAFIENAPNLIKMLTEQVQELEESGMLAQFLPEGSNILSRITEVIDQGFTVLTDYMSGVVSFFSSFIMVLFVTPIILYFMLKEGGKFGERIVGFMPKRFRDEGTALMDEIDSSLSGFIVGRVIINVALGVLMYIGFLFIDLPYALLLTVIAVIMNFIPFIGAFLSSVPIVIIAFIQSPSMAIWALIIILAAQQIQDNLLAPYIFNKSLDIHPITTIVVVLVGGDIAGLMGVILAIPFYMTLKIVITKVYHIFFKDKWEKA
- a CDS encoding ABC transporter ATP-binding protein, which translates into the protein MHQEPVVRMQGVSKVISSRHLVQDLTLDIYPGQVFGFLGPNGAGKTTTIRMMVGLMSISRGDIFIAGHSVKTQFEDAIREVGAIVENPEMYKFLTGYQNLVHFARMSPGVTKERIQEAIELVGLRDRIHDKVKTYSLGMRQRLGVAQAILHRPKLLVLDEPTNGLDPQGIRELRDYLRKLTLTEGTTVFVSSHLLSEMELMCDTVAVIQDGKLIDVRQLRPESGALEVLEYTFEVSDPEAAFQLAGQGRTEGPVLSISCTRDEAAELNARLVQHDIKVYGIRARTSSLEDQFLAMTGGERP
- a CDS encoding ABC transporter permease; amino-acid sequence: MSNFLMLVHNENMKIYRRVRTWVMLGIIIVMSILIPYLLSSTGGGASTYYWEGAMLTVSFISFLNTIFAVVIAADSVAGEFSWGTIKLLLIRPWTRSKILASKYVSVLLFSLLTTLLMTGLSLLTSSVLMSTETVVSQMPGDYTPAGYALISWLYEYVDLFITLAIAFMVSTVFRSGALAIGLSLFILFTQGIFGLIFDPERYSWAKYILFTNMDLGQYMFGSSDSVMSLGFSITVLAVYYVLFMGIAWYVFHKRDVAA